TTGAATCCTTGTTGTCTTTTAATGCGAGAGCTTTAGGATATCGCAATCATATTTGCTTAGTGCCGGGTGCAGCATTCAGACTAAGCTGAGGTGCATCCCACATATCAGACCACACGGAGAGGTTTGTGGACTTGCTCTTTATCCAATTATTCTACAAGTCCAAAACTTGTATATATTAAAAATGTTCACTTAATTGTTGAGGTTGACTGCTCAAAGCATATGTTCAGATATAAGCTTCTTTGGGTGTCACAGGAAGGATGCACCTACATTGTTGATCAATGTACAATCATTTGCTTGAGTTAAACATTGTGCATTTCAGACTATTTTACAGCAGATGACAAGTCAACTATTCTCCATAATTTTTTGTCTTTACTTTTGGCATATTATTTTATGCCCGTATACTTGTTTTTCTTATGATTGACTTTGTTTCACTAATGGAACTTCATGAGTAGGGTTCCTCAAATTACTTATTCCAGTTCTCAACGACGTTTTGGAAATGTTTTGCCTCCGCCAATGGATGACTTCAACAGCAGAGTAGGCTTGGACAAGCATCCAGTCAAGAGGACCTGTATTGTAAGCCCATATTTTCCTGATGCAAAGGACCTCTTTGAGATAGGATCAGCCACTCTTTATAGTGATATTATGCACATCATGCTTTTATGCCTAGGTCTCATTCTCCCTCTCTATattgacttaattttttttttttttaagaattcctCAATCCAGGTTAAAGGTTCTTCTAATATTAGTGCCGAAAAGTCCAATGCTTTACCAACAGCTGCTTCATGGTATGTTTGTTTTTTTACCTTATCTTGGCAATGGTCATTTTTGCTAATTCTATGATCATATGCAGGGGACTTCGTGGTTCAAATTGCCAGATTTTGGCTTCAAGTAGACAATGCTCTCGAACACCTGCGATTCAAAACACACAGGCTATAAGCAATTCATCTTTGCCTTCTTTATTGACGACAAGCATAAAGCAACCTTCAGCACGGGATGATGAAATGCTTATAACATCAAGGGTACTTGAAAGCAAGGAAGATGTTCATTCCACGTCTGGGTCCTTGGAACCTTTACGACTTGATACTCGGGCAGATTCACCGCTGACTTCATCTTTAGAGACAGTCAAGATTGTTGATTTTTCTTTGAGATCTTCATTGAATGATAATGCCATTGTAACATCAAAGCCAGTGGAACAAATAAAAATGGCAGATTTGGATGACAGGTCTAGTCGGTTAGTGTCTATAAGATCTGACTTTGACAGGCAGCAGCAAACACTTTTATCATCAACTCAGGTGGCCCCGGTCATGATTGGTACCTCTCAGGTTTCTTCAAGTTGCTTATCTGACCCTCTAGCAGTAGCACTTGAAGACAAGGAAAGAGGTAGTATTTCAAGTGGTAGTGACTCAGAGCCAAAAAATGCCACCACTATTTCTAAAAGTACCGTTAGACAATTTGGCAACTCCAATCATGATAAAGTTATTAATGGTTCTGCTATTGTCAATGATGATATGCAGAGCTTTCGCTTAGGATTTTCTTCAGTTAATATAGATGCCCATTCTGTGGAAAATCAGTTAAATATTGACCAGCATCAAACCTCAGTCTCTGATCTCTGTTCAACTGAGATGCTCAGGAGTCGAGATTTAAATTTGGCCTCTGTTACATCGAGCATGATTAAATCAATGGATTTGAATTCTGAACCCCTAAAGCAACAATCAATCTCTATAATGGATATGATGAAGGATCCCGTGAAATTGCAGCCCACACAGTTTTCACCTTGTGGAGGTCACCCACAAAACAGTACAAGTCAGTCAAATTCTGCTCCCTGGAGTATTGGACTTGGAAATAAACAACCCCCATTTACTGATGGTTCTTGGGACATGGATAGAAAAATTGAGGTGGCTATGTGTTCCATAGGAGACGACGAATCTGTAATACATGATGGACACAGCGAATATGTTATAAACTCAAATTCTTCAAGCAGTAATGGTTCAGAGTGTCCTGGGTTCAACTGCATGGAAGAAAAGATGATACCAGTAGATATGATTGATATAATTAGTGGTAACAATGATGCTTGTGTAGATAAAAAGCAAGAGAGCAGCATCATTTCAGATTTATTGTCACTAGATTTTGATCCATGGGATGACTCATTATCCTCAGCTAACAATTTGGCTAGGCTGCGTGGTGAAATTGAAGAAAACAATTGTTTAAAATTATCAAGTTCATGGAAATCCCTAAACAGTAACCAGTCTAGATTTTCTTTTGCGAGACCAGAAAGTCAAGCAATCCTTTTAGAACCTGCTAGAGAAATTAGTGATGCTCAGAGACTTCAGTCCTCATCACGAGTTTCATATAAAGATGGTTTCCAGAATCGAGTTCAATCCAATGATTTTGAGGATGTTGATCTTTTCATCGGTAGCAACACTTTGTCTGATAGGACTACCGGTAAGTATTTCTTGTTTCTAGTCTCTATAGCTATATCTTTCATTATATGACACAATAATATGTACTTATTGTGAAAATTATTGTATTAAAGTTTCTTTGATTCAGCAATTTTCATTCCTTCAGTATCTTTTTTAGATTTACATCATGGTTGTTGTTTCTTGACATTTGGTGTAAATTCTCTTTGGCTATTTGGATtactttatttttctttgttctttctagtatttgttcaactACAATCTGTTGATATCATTTAAACAAGTGATTAGAATATTTTTTACTTAACCTTTTCTCTTATAATCTAAAATGTGCCTCTTGTGCCCCTCCCTCCTCCCTTATGTAAGGAAAGTTCTATGGAAGTAATTACATCACAGTTGGTGAGAATCTTGCTGTTTCGTTTCTATTCATCATGCATTATGGCCATGATTTGCTAACTTTAATTGGATACCCTTTCTATTCATTGCCtcaatcatttcatgatgtatgcATCTCGGGTCAAAAGAGAATACAAGCGTGACAGATGCTGCTGGTTTGAACGTACCAGCTACTTGTGCTCAAGGATAACTAAAGGTTTTTGGCCCATATGTGAAAATCCATAATGTAACACACATTCACTTATTACACCAATAGAATGTCCTGTCCTATGCACGAGCTAGAGAACTCTAGTATATCTTGAAACAACATGCTGAAATGGCTTTTTTGCACCTTTCTGATCTTCTGAATGGTTTGTAGTACCTTGCTGCAGCTAAAATTTGGTGCTTATTTTTGGTCTCAGCACCATAGTGGGTGGATCCATATTCTAATATATAGTTGTGAGCATTGAATGGGTACTAAAAATTGGCTGTGTTTTGTGTTAGGAGTATACTTGTTGAGTGTTATTCATATTCTTGTCATGCAATGTTCATAATGTTTTTGGAGAAATAGTGCTACCCATTAACAGTTAAAAGTGAATGGGAGAAGAAAATTGAGGATAAATCTGTTTCCAAAGTAGGGCTGTGTAATTGAACTGATAAACTTGATCAATCCAACTGAACTTATGCACTTAGATTTTGTGCAGGTTTTCATATCGAGTGTTTCGGTTGAAAGGATGGAGAAGGAACAACTTTCAGTTTGCATTGGTCTGGGTTTAAGAAATCACTATTAACCAAAGTGAACTGATTGCATATAGTCATATGTGTAATCAACTGTGGTAATATAAAATTCATGCTCATAAATAGGGTATAACACCTAGTATATATAAGAAATATAGATGCAATGCACCTTTTCCTTAGGAATTTGATACTTTAAACTGTAATACATATCTTTAGAATATCACCTGTTTTCGAAACTGAATATGAAACCAAACTGAATGAAACAATTCAGTTTCAGTTTGGCTTGGTTTGTTCCCCTCTAGTTTAGAGAAGCTTAAATTagaaaggaatgataggaaaggaGTACATAATCTGTGCTTAAAGAATTACTAAAATGGCCTATCTATTATTAGCTGTTTAGAACTCAAACGGATCCATGTCCAATGTCAAAAGATGTTGGTtggcaaaatgcagatcaaaataAACATGACAGATATTTGTTCTCATACACACGTGAGATTCTAGCCAATCGACTTTCAGCTCTACTTGGATCTAAGCTTTTAAATTGGCCCTACTTGTATCTTAGTTTACATCTGAACTAGTGGAACTTTACTTTTAAATTAGCCCTACCCGTCTAAACTTATTGTCCAATTATTATGTTTTTTCTGCCTTTGAAGTCTACTTGTTCACT
The window above is part of the Musa acuminata AAA Group cultivar baxijiao chromosome BXJ2-6, Cavendish_Baxijiao_AAA, whole genome shotgun sequence genome. Proteins encoded here:
- the LOC135615868 gene encoding uncharacterized protein LOC135615868 isoform X1, whose product is MSDDGERTCPLCAEEMDLTDQQLKPCKCGYEICIWCWHHIIEMAEKEDTEARCPACRTPYDKDRVLKAAPANSERIIAEIFSEKKQRPQRAKTKISAEAMKHLSGARVMQKNLVYITGLPFNLCDENILERKEYFGQYGKVLKVSISCAAGTSSQKTSTNNTFGIYVTYAKEEEAVRCIQVVHNYVLEGKSLRACFGTTKYCRAWLRNMTCSNPDCLYLHDIGSHGDGFTKDEMISACTRVPQITYSSSQRRFGNVLPPPMDDFNSRVGLDKHPVKRTCINSSIQVKGSSNISAEKSNALPTAASWGLRGSNCQILASSRQCSRTPAIQNTQAISNSSLPSLLTTSIKQPSARDDEMLITSRVLESKEDVHSTSGSLEPLRLDTRADSPLTSSLETVKIVDFSLRSSLNDNAIVTSKPVEQIKMADLDDRSSRLVSIRSDFDRQQQTLLSSTQVAPVMIGTSQVSSSCLSDPLAVALEDKERGSISSGSDSEPKNATTISKSTVRQFGNSNHDKVINGSAIVNDDMQSFRLGFSSVNIDAHSVENQLNIDQHQTSVSDLCSTEMLRSRDLNLASVTSSMIKSMDLNSEPLKQQSISIMDMMKDPVKLQPTQFSPCGGHPQNSTSQSNSAPWSIGLGNKQPPFTDGSWDMDRKIEVAMCSIGDDESVIHDGHSEYVINSNSSSSNGSECPGFNCMEEKMIPVDMIDIISGNNDACVDKKQESSIISDLLSLDFDPWDDSLSSANNLARLRGEIEENNCLKLSSSWKSLNSNQSRFSFARPESQAILLEPAREISDAQRLQSSSRVSYKDGFQNRVQSNDFEDVDLFIGSNTLSDRTTGVSRAKITAPPGFLAPTISSPPGFSCPNRGNQEHDMTYLGGNHYQSHLAGSSGDVEFIDPAILAIGKGRIHLEQNNSTLGLKYSFPAQFSTPNNDPRLHLLAQQSVSSPQNLGIPDHMGERFLQLNDAYIASQLLSQSHAGISPIMQLSFQHLRNPLFSNSQWDAWKSVCPGNNIGMSEKFRNGRFGLNDYYTSTDENKFHIPSAGNLYNQAFGM
- the LOC135615868 gene encoding uncharacterized protein LOC135615868 isoform X2; this encodes MSDDGERTCPLCAEEMDLTDQQLKPCKCGYEICIWCWHHIIEMAEKEDTEARCPACRTPYDKDRVLKAAPANSERIIAEIFSEKKQRPQRAKTKISAEAMKHLSGARVMQKNLVYITGLPFNLCDENILERKEYFGQYGKVLKVSISCAAGTSSQKTSTNNTFGIYVTYAKEEEAVRCIQVVHNYVLEGKSLRACFGTTKYCRAWLRNMTCSNPDCLYLHDIGSHGDGFTKDEMISACTRVPQITYSSSQRRFGNVLPPPMDDFNSRVGLDKHPVKRTCINSSIQVKGSSNISAEKSNALPTAASWGLRGSNCQILASSRQCSRTPAIQNTQAISNSSLPSLLTTSIKQPSARDDEMLITSRVLESKEDVHSTSGSLEPLRLDTRADSPLTSSLETVKIVDFSLRSSLNDNAIVTSKPVEQIKMADLDDRSSRLVSIRSDFDRQQQTLLSSTQVAPVMIGTSQVSSSCLSDPLAVALEDKERGSISSGSDSEPKNATTISKSTVRQFGNSNHDKVINGSAIVNDDMQSFRLGFSSVNIDAHSVENQLNIDQHQTSVSDLCSTEMLRSRDLNLASVTSSMIKSMDLNSEPLKQQSISIMDMMKDPVKLQPTQFSPCGGHPQNSTSQSNSAPWSIGLGNKQPPFTDGSWDMDRKIEVAMCSIGDDESVIHDGHSEYVINSNSSSSNGSECPGFNCMEEKMIPVDMIDIISGNNDACVDKKQESSIISDLLSLDFDPWDDSLSSANNLARLRGEIEENNCLKLSSSWKSLNSNQSRFSFARPESQAILLEPAREISDAQRLQSSSRVSYKDGFQNRVQSNDFEDVDLFIGSNTLSDRTTGVSRAKITAPPGFLAPTISSPPGFSCPNRGGNHYQSHLAGSSGDVEFIDPAILAIGKGRIHLEQNNSTLGLKYSFPAQFSTPNNDPRLHLLAQQSVSSPQNLGIPDHMGERFLQLNDAYIASQLLSQSHAGISPIMQLSFQHLRNPLFSNSQWDAWKSVCPGNNIGMSEKFRNGRFGLNDYYTSTDENKFHIPSAGNLYNQAFGM